In Deltaproteobacteria bacterium, one genomic interval encodes:
- a CDS encoding terminase small subunit translates to MRPRKIDDGLLLKMLKEGRSQTEIAKELGVSNVAVHKRIKKIAPPPCLDHLTDKQRAFVVAIAQGTSATASAMGAYDVKDRNSAKAIAHGLMKHPEIEDSIKALMEYHGLTKSYRIGKLKSHVDNTDPNISLKALDMSFKLDSSYPPTRNINLNVEADLSPVDLSKYRRN, encoded by the coding sequence ATGAGGCCAAGAAAAATAGATGATGGTTTGCTTCTTAAGATGCTCAAAGAGGGCAGGAGCCAAACTGAGATTGCGAAGGAACTGGGCGTTTCCAATGTTGCCGTTCACAAGCGGATTAAAAAGATTGCCCCTCCTCCTTGCCTTGACCATCTTACGGATAAACAGAGGGCCTTTGTTGTGGCAATCGCACAAGGCACCTCCGCAACCGCTTCCGCTATGGGGGCCTATGATGTTAAGGACAGAAATTCAGCTAAGGCAATCGCTCACGGCCTTATGAAGCACCCTGAGATTGAGGACAGCATAAAAGCCCTTATGGAGTATCACGGGCTTACGAAATCCTATCGCATAGGCAAGCTGAAAAGCCATGTAGATAACACAGACCCGAATATATCTCTTAAGGCCCTGGATATGAGCTTCAAACTGGATAGCTCCTATCCCCCTACAAGGAATATCAACCTGAATGTAGAGGCCGATTTATCGCCGGTGGACTTATCTAAGTACAGACGGAATTAA
- a CDS encoding DUF3987 domain-containing protein, with protein sequence MKCDVGDALLELKRRGAIETLQEESQTTEPEINKTSEWPLPDEAIFNRLPGEITKAIEPHTEADPMALLIQFLAFYGSIIGRGAYFEVEANKHYGNIFPVLIGETSKGRKGTSEKHISRLFSAISPEWSERIVSGLSSGEGLMYAVRDEVRKGETVIEEGIKDKRLLVIEPEFATVLKVLGREGNTLSAIIRQAWDSGTLRTLVKNCPIKASDTHISLISHVTKEELLRYLTTTEAANGFANRFLWLCVRRSKCLPRGGQIQKVNFEPLLKRLRAAIDFGQSAGKIEPSEEAWKAWESVYPELSEGESGLLGGVTSRAEAQAMRLAMLYALLDCSYHIEADHLTAGLALWDYCYASAKYVFGDSFGNSVADEILNALISNPKGLTRTDIYNLFGRHKKGSEISKALDFLLKKGLAIKEQIQTEGRSIELWFGKKAGESRKRQVVL encoded by the coding sequence ATGAAATGCGATGTAGGAGATGCGCTTTTGGAGCTAAAGAGGCGTGGGGCAATCGAGACCTTACAAGAGGAATCTCAGACCACTGAACCTGAGATAAATAAAACTTCTGAATGGCCTTTACCTGATGAAGCGATTTTTAATCGCCTTCCTGGAGAAATAACTAAAGCTATCGAGCCACACACAGAGGCCGATCCTATGGCCCTGCTTATTCAGTTTTTAGCCTTCTACGGCTCAATAATCGGAAGGGGTGCTTATTTTGAGGTTGAAGCAAATAAGCATTACGGGAATATTTTTCCTGTCCTAATCGGTGAAACCTCTAAGGGCCGCAAGGGAACCTCTGAAAAACATATTTCACGGCTGTTTTCAGCTATATCGCCTGAATGGAGTGAAAGGATTGTGTCTGGCTTGTCATCTGGCGAAGGGCTTATGTATGCAGTCAGGGACGAAGTAAGAAAAGGCGAAACAGTCATTGAAGAGGGAATTAAAGATAAGCGGCTTCTGGTTATCGAACCGGAGTTTGCAACAGTCCTCAAGGTTTTGGGTAGAGAAGGGAATACCCTTTCAGCAATTATCAGGCAGGCGTGGGATAGTGGCACATTAAGGACACTGGTTAAAAACTGCCCGATAAAAGCCTCTGATACGCATATCTCGCTTATTTCGCATGTCACCAAAGAAGAACTACTTAGATATCTCACGACAACAGAAGCGGCTAACGGATTCGCAAACAGGTTTTTATGGCTTTGTGTCAGGCGTTCTAAATGCCTTCCAAGAGGAGGGCAGATTCAGAAGGTTAATTTTGAACCTCTCCTAAAGAGGCTCCGAGCGGCTATTGATTTTGGGCAAAGCGCAGGAAAGATAGAACCTTCAGAGGAAGCCTGGAAGGCATGGGAGAGTGTTTACCCTGAGCTTTCAGAGGGGGAATCCGGCCTATTAGGGGGCGTAACATCGAGGGCCGAGGCACAGGCGATGCGGCTTGCGATGCTATATGCGCTATTGGATTGCTCTTATCACATAGAGGCTGATCATCTTACGGCGGGACTTGCTTTATGGGATTACTGCTATGCATCCGCAAAGTATGTTTTTGGAGATTCCTTTGGGAACTCTGTAGCAGACGAAATTTTAAACGCCTTGATAAGCAATCCGAAGGGGCTAACCAGAACGGATATTTATAACCTGTTTGGGCGACACAAAAAGGGCTCTGAGATAAGCAAAGCATTGGATTTTTTGCTCAAGAAAGGATTGGCAATCAAGGAGCAAATACAAACGGAAGGCAGAAGCATTGAGCTTTGGTTTGGCAAGAAAGCAGGCGAAAGCAGGAAGAGGCAAGTTGTTCTTTAG